The region CTTGGGCAAACCAAAGAAGGATATTATGACACAAATAATTATGACTTAAGAAATCTTCCCAAGTCTGATCCGGAATCCAATGTTTTACAGGATGTGACCCTTCCGCCGAAGTTTGACACTCCCGTTTTATCCACACCCAAAAATGCAAAAACGCAATACAGTGGGATTGATTCCATTCCTGGTGCTGGTGCCTTAATGAATTCCAGAACAACATCCAATTCCAGTCAAAATGCAAACAATCCTTATAGTATGACAGGCGCACAAAATTCACCAATTAACCCCCTTACAGGTGAAATCAACGAACAAGCACTTCAGAACCAACTCCAAAAAAGTAGAACCAAACAAGAGTTAAAGAAAAAACAAAAAGAAGAATTTGACGAAGATGCTGTTTATGAAGAAACAAAATTTCGCCGGGCTTATATCATTTTCTTTTTAACTTTACCATTTGCGTTAGGTGCTTCTACAGCAATTGCTTCAGCATTGGCAATTGAAAAAACAATTGCAGGAAGTATCATCATGATTGGTGGAACCACCGGTCTTTCCGGGGCAAATGTTTATGCCGATAGGCAAAGATTAGAAGAACACCGAGAAAAGAAAAAACAACTGGCTGAAGTTTACCCTTGAAGTTCAAACGACTCCTTGTTTTTTTAAAAAGATTTTACCTTTATTTACAAGTCCAAAGATTCGAAATTCGAAAGTTCTATATAGACCACTTCCGTTGGATAGGAAGAACCATATATATCCTATTTGGATTTTTATCGGTTACTATTTTGATTTTAGATTTTGGATTCTATTATCCTGAAGATTGGAAACCTTACGTCACTTTTTCCATTCGAACACTTGTATCATTTTTTATTTTTTACGAATCCATCCATTTAATTTTCACAAACAAACGATGGAGAGAATATGTTTCTCTTCATAAAATAGAACTAATCATCTTGCTTATGTTAGGATTGGAATTTATTTATGAAAAAGATATAGTTTCCATTTTAAAGTCATACCATATTTCGGGAGATGACACCACTATCATCTTTTTATCTGCCAATCAGATTCTGTTTTTATTTTCTAACTTGGCTCATTTCTTTCGACTTTCCAGAAAAAATGATTCTAAAAAATTAAATCCTTCCATTGTATTTGTTTCTTCTTTTGCTTTTATCATTTTTCTTGGAGTTTGTTTTTTACATTTTCCGAAGTCAACCAATGGCCAGGTCAAATCCATTGATTTAGTTTTCACAACCATCAGTGCAACCTGTGTCACAGGACTTTCCACCGTTGACATTGGCAGCCAATTCACACTCACAGGACAACTAATTGTTTTACTCCTCATCCAAGTGGGTGGGCTCGGTCTTATGACCTTAACTAGTTTTTTTTCCATCTTCCTTGCCGGAAAAGTTTCTGTCAGTGATACAATGATGATCAAAGACCTTCTTTCCGAAGAAACGATGGGTCGTGCCAAAGAAATTTTAAAACAAATCACAATCCAAACCCTTGTCATTGAATCGGTTGGGGCGATTCTATTATTTTATAGTTTTCCAGAGAACTTCCCAATTGCTCTCTCAGAAAAAATTTATTATTCAATTTTTCACTCCATATCTGCATTTTGTAATGCTGGTTTTAGTTTGTTACCAAGTGGACTGGCCACAGAAGCCTTCAAACATTCAGAAGGATTTTTATCTGTGATTATGTTTTTGATTGTTCTCGGAGGACTTGGTTTTCCTGTTTTATTCCAAATCCGAACAAAACTTTCCAATCCTTTTGATTATAAGTTTCGATGGTCTGTTACATCCAAACTAGTATTTTGGACAACCGGCTGTCTTTTGTTATTCGGTTGGGTTTCTTATTATTTTTTAGAGTTAAATTATACTTTAAGAGGGCTCACTACTTCAGAACAAATCTTTCATTCTTTGTTTTATTCTGTTACCACAAGGACGGCTGGATTTAATACATTAGAGTTAAGCCAAATGGGATTTCCTATTACATTCATTTCGTTTTTTTTGATGTGGGTGGGAGCTTCACCGGTATCCACAGGAGGTGGAATCAAAACCACAACCTTTGCCATCTCTCTTTTAAATATTACCAACGAAATTCGAGGAAAAGAAAGAATGGAAATAGGCCACCGAACCATTGCCAATTCATCTATTGCTAGAGCCAGTGCTACCATTGTACTTTCTTTATTTGTGATTTTTCTTGCCATCCTTGGTTTGTTAATCACTGAAAATGCGAATTTTATCGATTTATGTTACGAAGTGGTCTCCGCCTTTGGAACGGTAGGTCTTACTCGTAGCCTCACCCCTCATTTGACAGATTCTGGTAAAATCATCATTTGTACTGTGATGTTTGTGGGAAGAGTGGGAATTTTGACTCTACTTGTGGCAGTTTCTAAAAAAGTAGATCGTACCTCGTATGAGTATCCAAAAGAGTATGTAGTTGTAGGTTGAATTTGGTATGCAAAGAAAAAAAATAGCAGTCATTGGGATTGGAAGTTTTGGAAAGTTATTTGTTCGTTATCTTTTTGATGATGGCCATGAAGTCATTGCGATTGATAAGGATCCATTAATCATTGAATCAATCAAAGATTTTGTAACCGTAGCTGTTACTTTGGATGCCACCGATGAACATGCATTACGATCACAAGGAATCACCGATGTAGATTATGCAGTCATTGCTCTTGCTGATGATTTTGAAACTTCCATCATCTGTGCCGATAGTTTAAAAAAATGTGGTGTGAAAAATATCTACGCTCGTTACCAAACAGAATTACAAATGAAAGTTTTGGAACTTCTTGGAATCAAAGATCTTTTTAATCCAGAAGAAAAGGCCGCGAGAAGTATGGCAGAAACATTATCCTTTTCAGGAATGCGTTCTAGTTTTTTACTTTCTGATGAATACAGTGTGGTGGAAGTCACAGTTCCCAAACGTTATATCAACCAAACCATTGCGGAAGCAGATTTACGTCATAAATACAATATCAATGTCATCACGATCAAACGCCCCACAGTAAATAAAGAATCCAAACGTGTCTCCGATTCCAAAACTGAAAAAATTTTAGGAATTCCACATGGAAACACAATCCTCAAAGAAGACGATATCATTGTTTTATTTGGATCTCAAACCGATCTCGCTCGTTTTCTGGAAACGTAAACCATGGGCCCAGAAAGAATCATTTGTCTCACCGAAGAACCAACAGAGATGTTGTATCTCTTAGGGGAAGAAAAACGAATTGTCGGAATCTCAGTTTATACAGAACGACCCGCAAAAGCTAAGGAAGAAAAAACAAAAGTTTCTGCCTTTATCAGTGGGAACTTAAAAAAAATAACGGCTCTTGAACCAGACCTTGTCATTGGGTTTTCTGACATCCAATCCCAACTTGCCAAAGATCTCGTAGAACGAGGATTAAACGTTCTTATCTTTAACCAAAGATCCATTTCCGAAATATTATCCAATATGCAAATGCTCGGAAACCTTGTGGGCCAATCAGAAAAAGCAAAAACACTGATTGAAGAATGGAAAAATCAAATTATCCTTTGGAAAAAGGAAAACGAATCTAAAATACACAAACCCAAAGTTTTTTTCCAAGAATGGGATGAACCCATCATCACAGGCATCCAATGGGTCAGTGAAGCCATTGAACTTGCAGGCGGAATCGACACTTTTTCCCATCTAAAGGACAGAAAACTAGCGAGAGACCGTATCATCGTAGCAGATGAAGTCAGAGAGGCCAATCCAGATGTCTACGTGGGATCCTGGTGTGGGAAGGCTATGGATTGGGACTGGGTGCGAAATAAACCCGAATGGCAAAATGTAACAGCCATCCAAAAAAACAAAATTTTTGAAATGGATCCAAGTATTATATTACAACCAGGGCCTGCTTTGTTTCTAGAAGGAATCCCAAAACTAAAGGAGATCTTCTCCTCCATCTAAATCCCGACTTTGTCATCCACTTGTAATCTATTTGTAACAGGGATATTCTAGATTTGAAACATATCAATTAGATATGGAGACATTCATGAAATTCTCATGTAACCAGACAAAAGCGAAAATCACTTTGTCTTTTGTGATCGCACTCATCACAATTTTTACGATTGCAGGTAGAATCGAAGCGCAATCAACACCAGCAGCACCTAGCACAGAATCGGCGCAAACAACGGAAACACCAGCGGAAACTCCCGCTCCAGTAGCAGAAGCTCCTGCACAAGCACCACAACAAGAATCTGAAATCGGACTCGTAAGTTTGTTTTTGACTGGTGGATGGTCAATGTGGCCGCTCCTACTCTCTTCCATCGTTGCATTTGGTGTGATTCTAGAAAGAATCTACTTTTTCTTCACTGCAAAACTCGTAAGAAAAGGATACAACCAAGACTTACAAGATGCGATTGATGCATCTGGAATGAATGGGATTGAAGAATTTTTAAAAGCAAACGAAGGACAACGAATCACTGATGTATTAAAAAATGGAATGGAAGTTTCCCAAAACGATCCAGAGATTTTTGCATCTGGTATTGAAAGAGAAGCAGGTGAAGTCATGACTCTTCTCGAAAAAGGTCTTACTGTTCTTTCTGCTGTTTCTACCATTGCACCACTCGTTGGGTTCCTTGGAACTGTATCAGGTATGATCAACGCCTTTGATGCGATTGCAAACGCTGACCAAGTCAACGCTAAAGTAGTTGCTGGTGGTATCAAAGAAGCGCTTATCACAACTGCTGCTGGTCTTATCGTTGCGATTCCTGCAATGACATTCTACCAATACTTACAAGGTCGAGTTGCTTTCTTTACTTCTGAAGTAGAAGAAGCTGCGAACAAAATCTACAAAGAATATTTAAAACTCAAAGCCGGTAAAAGAGCGTAAACAACGGAAAGTAACTAACCATGATTAAGTTAAAGAAAAAACAAGAACTAGAGGAAATATCGGCAGCATCCATGTCGGATATTGCCTTTCTACTCTTGGTATTTTTTATGGTAACTGCTGTATTCTTTGTAAAGGAAGGACTCAACATTTCCCTTCCTCGCAAACAATCCGAACCTCAGCCTTTTTTACGTAAGAATGTATATGAAATTTTGGTAACACAAGATCGATACAAGATGCGTAACACAGCATTCGGAACCAAAGAATATTCTAGTTTAAAAGAATTTCGCGATGACCTAAACCAAATGGAAATCCCAGATCTTAAAAACAAACTAGCACTCATTGTTACAACCGGTGATACCAAATATGCAAAGATGTTGGATGCCTTATCCGCAGTTCAACTTCGTGGATTTGAAAAAATCTCAGTGAGAAAGAAGAAATAATATGTTACGAAGAAAGAGAGTCGCACCTTCAGTTCCCGTAAGTTCGATGGCAGACATTGCCTTCTTACTCCTCGTGTTCTTTATGGTAACCTCCGTATTGGATTCGGATCCAGACCTTCCCATCAATCTACCAGATGTTCCTGGTGGAGAACAGTTAAACAAAAAGATAGCCAATCTCTATCTGACTGCTGATGACAAAAGAACTGTCTATTTTAATTCGATCAAGATGGAACTCAACGAAGCCATGAGTGAGATCCGTGCAAAACTTTCTACCACTCCTGATTTGAAAGTTTTGATTCATGCAGATCAAGATCTTACTTATGAAGAGTTGGACAATGTATTCGAAACTCTCCGAGAGATAGGAGCCTTAAAGGTTTCCCTCGTTACCAAGACCACTCAAGGTGGCGGGTTAAAAGGAAAGTAAAGTGAACGGAACAGTTGTTACACAGAAAAGATCCAAACGAGAAAGAATTCATCGGTTCATCGATAGATACCGAATCGAAACCGGTCTTGCCATTTCTGCTTTTCTCCAAGCTATCATCATTCTCTTTTGGTTCACACCTCATTTGGACACCGATAGTTTGGATGACCTTGTGGAAGAAGTAGCTTTTATCGACAATGTTCAAATCCAAGAACCATCCGTGGATACAAAACCAACAGATGGAGATTTTGATCTTACTGATAAAGAAAAAGAAGAGAAAAAAGAAGACCCACGTGTTGCGGGAGCTTCTGATCCAATCATCTCTGGAGCAACTTCTCCCATCGACTTATCACCTAACATTCGACCAGAATATACTTCTGATGCAAAAGCTCTTGGACTTACAGGAACCATGACATTAGAAGTTGTGATAGCAAATACAGGCGAAGTGTTACGAGTCAGATCCGTTGGTAAGCAGTTAGGTGGTGGACTCGAAGAAGAAGCCGTCAAAGTTTATCGCAAAAAACGTTTTTCCCCTTCCATTTTAGAAGGAAAACCGATCACAGTTAAAGTGCTCGTTCCCATTCGATTTACTTTGAACTAATCATTGGGGCGAATCCACCACCTTGCGGTGGTGGACCGGGCTCTCCGCTGCAATCTGCAGAGCAGGATTTCCGCTACGATCCCTTTCGCTGGAAGAAATCACGTGACAAATCAATCAGTATCGTATAACGAAAAGATTTGTATATCCTATTGATTTGATTTAGATGAATGTTTTAACCACTTGGCTAACTCATCTTCTTTTATGGAACCATCTGCTACCTTTAACATAACATTCACAACATCTTCCTCTGATGTATCTATAATGAAACCGTTAGAAGCTAAAAATACATACATCAACAAAAACGAAGTTCTCTTGTTTCCATCCATAAATGGATGATTTTTTGCGACACCGATTCCAAGAGAAGCCGTGAGTTCAAAAATAGTAGACTCAGGTTTGTAATGCCATTGATTCTTTGGTCGGTCCAGCGCTGATTCAAGTAAACCGATATCTCGAATTCCCAAAGAACCTCCGTGTTGTTTGATTTGATCTAAATGAATAGCCTCAGCAATTTTTCTATTTAGCCACTTAGGTTCCCGTTTCATTTCGCTAATTCTTTAAGCGCATTTCGGTATTTCTTAGAAGCATCCTGGTAAAATTCCATGGCTGATTCGAAATCAGGATCATAGGGAGACAAAAGAATTCCGTTTTCAGTTTCCACAAGAAAGACAGTGTCTCCTTCATGAAAATTATATTTTTCTAAAAGTGCTTTTGGGATCGTAGCCCCCGATGAATTACCAATCGCACGAATCGTAGTTTTTTTGACTGCAGAACTTTCCATGGTTATAACATAAGTAATAACCATGGAAATTCAATCGAATTTTCTAAGTTTTAAAAATTTGGATAAAATTTTAAAACAAATTCTCTCTGCAAAAATTTTCTTTTTTCAGGAGCACCGGTTCACTCCTACTCCGGTAACTCCAATACCTTATCTTCTTCTTCCATTGGTTGTTTTGGAATTTCCATTTTTTCGATTCGGATTTCGTGAACAAAATCAGAATCTTCAAATTTGTCTAAAATACTAATTCGTCTGGGGTATTGTTTGTTGTTCCACGGTTCATAGTATCCGTATTTGATCACACCTTTGTAAAAACTAAACAGTTCGCGGTAAGTAAATTCCATCCATTCTAAGGCACCACTTGTTTTTTCAAAGTAACCAACGTATTGGTCTGTGTCGGGAGTGGCACCGGCTTGGACGGATGTAAAATATACCACTTCATAGTCTTGGCCTAATTTTTGAACAGCGCCTGCATATTGAATGATTGGATATTCAGTGAGTCTCCAAGGGAGTGTTAGATACAAACGAAGGGATTCTAAATAGACACGAACTTCATCGTCGCCCGTAAAAACTTTTCCCGTATCCGCAGCAATTTGGTAGGGATCTTTTTTCACAAGCCCAAGGATGAGACCTTTTTTTTCTCCACCAAGGAATTCCACTTCCATGGCATCTTTTTCAAAATCCAAATACACACGAAGCCTTTGTTCTGATTCTTTGATCGGTGTAAAAAATCGAACAAACTTGGAATGCCAAACATCTTTCAAAACAAATTGAATTTGTTTGTACTGTTTCCAATCACCAGGAGTGAGTTCTTTCACTGGTGGGTTTGTAATGGTGGATAATCCTTTTTTCTTTAGATCAGGATTTAAACCTTCTTTTTGTAAGGTGGGAGGACGTAAGTCGGCTAAAGAACAAGAGATAAAAAATAATGAAACTAAAATGAATGATAAGTAGGAACGAAACATTGATTCCAGGATGAAGTGAAAAGAATCATCTGTCAATAGGGAAAGTAAATCAGATGGAATGGAAGTGAGTTAAGATTTAGAAGTTTGGTTGTTTTAAATGAGAATTTTAAAAAAAGAATACAGATAAAGAAAAGAGAAAAGGTCGGGATTCCGACCTCCTCTTCTTTAAAGAAACTTATGCTTTTGCAGCACCTGTTTTTTTGATAGATTCCGCAACTTCATTGATTTTTGCTTTTACGGATTCGATTTTTCCTTCAGGCATTTTTGCTTTGATTTCTTCAGCAATTTTGTTGTAGTTGTCTACGATTTTAGAACGAGTTTCGTCGTAGTTTTTTCCAGCAACACTAGAGAATTCTTTAATGTCTGTTAGGATTTTGTCAACGGATTGGCGAATCTTTACAGAATCTTCCGTGTTGTCCAAAGCACCTTTGGATACTAATTCATTGTAAGTTGTTTCCAACTGAGTTTTTGCTTTTTCAAGACCTTCTTTTCCTGATTGGAAAAGTCCGATACCTGCGTTAAGAATGTCCATGATTTGTTTTTCCATAATTTAGCTCCTGGTTTTCACCTAATTGTGCAACGCACAACACAGTTATGTGCGTTGCACAAAATCCTTCAAGAACTTTTTTATCCTAATTTGTAAATTTTTGGATTTTTTTTTCGTAACCCCCATTGACGATTCAACACTAGAGAATTGCCCCTAAAGGGAAAATGCCGCTATCCGCATCTTTTAAGATTCGAATCCTCTGGATTTTGGTGGGTAGATGGTTACTTTAATTTAACTTTCGAAATGAAAACTCTAAATTCACCACCTAAGAAACAAACCGAAATCAAAAACATTCCCATGGTTCATTTAACTGATGTTCATGGTGAAAATCAAAATTCCAGTTTTTATGTCGGTCGTTTGGAAGAATTGCCCAATGGATTCCAAACCTTTGATAGTTCTCATAGACATTCTTATTATGCATTATTCTATTTTATGGAAGGAGAAGGAACTCATTCCATCGACTTCCATTCCCATACGATTACAGAAAACAGTCTTTTTTTCTTAAGACCAGGCCAAGTGCATTCTTGGACTTTTTCCAAACCAGTAAAAGGTTTTGCTTTAAAAATTTATCCGGACTACCTCTCCGAACATGGGGGCCAAGTCACCAGTTTTCAAAATTATCCTTTTTTCCAATTGGGAAATGAAAATTCTAAACT is a window of Leptospira kanakyensis DNA encoding:
- a CDS encoding MotA/TolQ/ExbB proton channel family protein; the protein is MKFSCNQTKAKITLSFVIALITIFTIAGRIEAQSTPAAPSTESAQTTETPAETPAPVAEAPAQAPQQESEIGLVSLFLTGGWSMWPLLLSSIVAFGVILERIYFFFTAKLVRKGYNQDLQDAIDASGMNGIEEFLKANEGQRITDVLKNGMEVSQNDPEIFASGIEREAGEVMTLLEKGLTVLSAVSTIAPLVGFLGTVSGMINAFDAIANADQVNAKVVAGGIKEALITTAAGLIVAIPAMTFYQYLQGRVAFFTSEVEEAANKIYKEYLKLKAGKRA
- a CDS encoding phasin-related domain-containing protein gives rise to the protein MEKQIMDILNAGIGLFQSGKEGLEKAKTQLETTYNELVSKGALDNTEDSVKIRQSVDKILTDIKEFSSVAGKNYDETRSKIVDNYNKIAEEIKAKMPEGKIESVKAKINEVAESIKKTGAAKA
- a CDS encoding energy transducer TonB, which produces MNGTVVTQKRSKRERIHRFIDRYRIETGLAISAFLQAIIILFWFTPHLDTDSLDDLVEEVAFIDNVQIQEPSVDTKPTDGDFDLTDKEKEEKKEDPRVAGASDPIISGATSPIDLSPNIRPEYTSDAKALGLTGTMTLEVVIANTGEVLRVRSVGKQLGGGLEEEAVKVYRKKRFSPSILEGKPITVKVLVPIRFTLN
- a CDS encoding AbrB/MazE/SpoVT family DNA-binding domain-containing protein translates to MESSAVKKTTIRAIGNSSGATIPKALLEKYNFHEGDTVFLVETENGILLSPYDPDFESAMEFYQDASKKYRNALKELAK
- a CDS encoding LBF_0142 family lipoprotein: MFRSYLSFILVSLFFISCSLADLRPPTLQKEGLNPDLKKKGLSTITNPPVKELTPGDWKQYKQIQFVLKDVWHSKFVRFFTPIKESEQRLRVYLDFEKDAMEVEFLGGEKKGLILGLVKKDPYQIAADTGKVFTGDDEVRVYLESLRLYLTLPWRLTEYPIIQYAGAVQKLGQDYEVVYFTSVQAGATPDTDQYVGYFEKTSGALEWMEFTYRELFSFYKGVIKYGYYEPWNNKQYPRRISILDKFEDSDFVHEIRIEKMEIPKQPMEEEDKVLELPE
- a CDS encoding ExbD/TolR family protein is translated as MLRRKRVAPSVPVSSMADIAFLLLVFFMVTSVLDSDPDLPINLPDVPGGEQLNKKIANLYLTADDKRTVYFNSIKMELNEAMSEIRAKLSTTPDLKVLIHADQDLTYEELDNVFETLREIGALKVSLVTKTTQGGGLKGK
- a CDS encoding ExbD/TolR family protein, whose translation is MIKLKKKQELEEISAASMSDIAFLLLVFFMVTAVFFVKEGLNISLPRKQSEPQPFLRKNVYEILVTQDRYKMRNTAFGTKEYSSLKEFRDDLNQMEIPDLKNKLALIVTTGDTKYAKMLDALSAVQLRGFEKISVRKKK
- a CDS encoding type II toxin-antitoxin system death-on-curing family toxin; amino-acid sequence: MKREPKWLNRKIAEAIHLDQIKQHGGSLGIRDIGLLESALDRPKNQWHYKPESTIFELTASLGIGVAKNHPFMDGNKRTSFLLMYVFLASNGFIIDTSEEDVVNVMLKVADGSIKEDELAKWLKHSSKSNQ
- a CDS encoding cobalamin-binding protein; this encodes MGPERIICLTEEPTEMLYLLGEEKRIVGISVYTERPAKAKEEKTKVSAFISGNLKKITALEPDLVIGFSDIQSQLAKDLVERGLNVLIFNQRSISEILSNMQMLGNLVGQSEKAKTLIEEWKNQIILWKKENESKIHKPKVFFQEWDEPIITGIQWVSEAIELAGGIDTFSHLKDRKLARDRIIVADEVREANPDVYVGSWCGKAMDWDWVRNKPEWQNVTAIQKNKIFEMDPSIILQPGPALFLEGIPKLKEIFSSI
- a CDS encoding TrkH family potassium uptake protein, which gives rise to MKFKRLLVFLKRFYLYLQVQRFEIRKFYIDHFRWIGRTIYILFGFLSVTILILDFGFYYPEDWKPYVTFSIRTLVSFFIFYESIHLIFTNKRWREYVSLHKIELIILLMLGLEFIYEKDIVSILKSYHISGDDTTIIFLSANQILFLFSNLAHFFRLSRKNDSKKLNPSIVFVSSFAFIIFLGVCFLHFPKSTNGQVKSIDLVFTTISATCVTGLSTVDIGSQFTLTGQLIVLLLIQVGGLGLMTLTSFFSIFLAGKVSVSDTMMIKDLLSEETMGRAKEILKQITIQTLVIESVGAILLFYSFPENFPIALSEKIYYSIFHSISAFCNAGFSLLPSGLATEAFKHSEGFLSVIMFLIVLGGLGFPVLFQIRTKLSNPFDYKFRWSVTSKLVFWTTGCLLLFGWVSYYFLELNYTLRGLTTSEQIFHSLFYSVTTRTAGFNTLELSQMGFPITFISFFLMWVGASPVSTGGGIKTTTFAISLLNITNEIRGKERMEIGHRTIANSSIARASATIVLSLFVIFLAILGLLITENANFIDLCYEVVSAFGTVGLTRSLTPHLTDSGKIIICTVMFVGRVGILTLLVAVSKKVDRTSYEYPKEYVVVG
- a CDS encoding potassium channel family protein; amino-acid sequence: MQRKKIAVIGIGSFGKLFVRYLFDDGHEVIAIDKDPLIIESIKDFVTVAVTLDATDEHALRSQGITDVDYAVIALADDFETSIICADSLKKCGVKNIYARYQTELQMKVLELLGIKDLFNPEEKAARSMAETLSFSGMRSSFLLSDEYSVVEVTVPKRYINQTIAEADLRHKYNINVITIKRPTVNKESKRVSDSKTEKILGIPHGNTILKEDDIIVLFGSQTDLARFLET